The Anaerolineales bacterium region GTTGCCGGGCGAATTGTTTTCTGTGCTAGGTTGTAATATTCGGGCAATATTTCGATACCGATTGCATTTCGTTCCATTCGTTGAGCGACAGAAACCGACGTGCCCGAACCCATAAACGGATCCAAAACCCAATCGCCTTTTTTAGTAAACAATTTGATGAACCATTCGGGCAAATCTTCGGGAAAGACCGCGCTGTGATTTCGATTTTTCGTCTCGGTCGCCATGTGTAAAACGTTCGTCGGGTAGGCTTTTTCACGTCCGATCCAATTGGCGATTCGTTTTCCAAAACCGCTTCCAACGCGGGATGGATCACGGACTTTATCGGTTTCACTGAGGTTTTTCAATCGCCGCGTCGCCCACTCTCCCATTGGAACCATGACCTCTTTCTGATACATGTGAAATTTCTTGGTTTTGTTGAATTGCAGCAATCGCTCCCAGGAATCTCGAAACCGATTGGGCCATTTTCCGGGGTAGGAATTTTTCTTGTGCCAGATGAACTCCTCCGTCCACAACCAACCTTGTTTTCGCATTTCCAAAATCAATTCGATCACGTAGGTGTGGCGTTCGCCGCTCACGACCTTCTCTTTGATATTCAAAATAAACGTTCCTGTCGGCTTTAAAACACGCAATAACTCTTCCGAAATGGGAAGAAACCACTTTACATATTTTTCTGGCGACACCCCTCCATACGTGTTTGTTCGACTGTCGGCGTACGGAGGCGAAGTGACGATCAGATCAACAGAATCGGTCTTGATTTCCTTGAGTTTCTCGCGGCAATCGCCTAGCAACAGGCGCGCTTCTATCTTAGGCATGATCAAACCTCGAAGGCATCACTTTCCAATCATTCATTTTTTCTTTGTTCGTCAGCATAGCCTCCGATTATACCTTTTGCCCATTGAATGTTC contains the following coding sequences:
- a CDS encoding site-specific DNA-methyltransferase; protein product: MPKIEARLLLGDCREKLKEIKTDSVDLIVTSPPYADSRTNTYGGVSPEKYVKWFLPISEELLRVLKPTGTFILNIKEKVVSGERHTYVIELILEMRKQGWLWTEEFIWHKKNSYPGKWPNRFRDSWERLLQFNKTKKFHMYQKEVMVPMGEWATRRLKNLSETDKVRDPSRVGSGFGKRIANWIGREKAYPTNVLHMATETKNRNHSAVFPEDLPEWFIKLFTKKGDWVLDPFMGSGTSVSVAQRMERNAIGIEILPEYYNLAQKTIRPATELRPAQLALMEAKAKYAATKPK